A single region of the Stigmatopora argus isolate UIUO_Sarg chromosome 6, RoL_Sarg_1.0, whole genome shotgun sequence genome encodes:
- the dlgap4b gene encoding disks large-associated protein 4 isoform X1 yields the protein MKGLGTSHTRHRSDSCEPPSGHFEVLYPQKTSSIPRSPYLLNPRMDQYGTMDPHLYPPANPGSLPPECLLPLNNQLSNSSTFPRIHYNSYDTADYSPHVEGIGGIRPGTLGASMSMGMGSGMGMAELSGRTSMITSGSATISHHMTKSQSPRSLPEFDKQLPGGRDGFSTLQFHRTSALAASKQRTDSPGRIRYMLHSVQKLFAKSQSLESHQMKGNINGRSTGSGGGSSGTDDGGKHNRRAKSKDRGTKSETTTKRRPRSNMSGYWSSDDLDSSDMSSFHNTMTMMTIGRATDHENHGVQNRYIHSGYNTISSSKSSNDIKYQTLAGPPSGGGNGLGEPENMLMNENDYMKAGSWSAMTMGRPRQVIQKGSATLDRSLLKSKSCQQELTCNYLQVGRRGDWSSSLGRSGGANEIPCRRMRSGSYVKAMADMEDSEDSEGSPKPSPKTAARRQSYLRATQHSLSDQLPPRNRTLDYTLFQGELDALWSPFHSVSSHNQLGRSMTSCLPSLRELANNRSLDNLDCIGGTGSPVPHWEDDDFRQACSTLGRRSCMGQLRDLDMSHHYEDRSSDSTFRDSRSHSQDNPEPPDVTMPTCFRSRSHSYLRAIQAGCSQDDDVTSIDSGSLPPSESTVRTYGNSTVSCITTSKKAAPPPVPPRTTSKPYISVTVQSSTESAQDNYLEQRSEVNSQSSHAQSNSSDSLDSTRANSLARGLPRPPHIIPTPIAIPREPLVPTTANASTETSDSSFVLHDSKKSELSNSAEEALVIPVPRRKLSSIGIQVDCIQEVPREESPPLAKFQSIGVQVEDGWQPGQPSNMASKQDTDSDKQEVPVIPHISQASPTEKKVMVSSGSQSLSSPPEQDSLDNGDTTGDASSPPPPRQFLNRSTTRSSSSSFSESLDPALDPSSLPPPDPWLESGNGSSSIAPQSVSGGGTLCRRDGHWFLKLLQAEAGRMEGWCQQMDQETKENELSEEVLGKVRSAVGSAQLLISQKFQQFQGLCEQNLNVNANPRPTLQDLAGFWDMLQLSIEDISLKFDELYHLKSNDWKPVLSAAAQSPPERKDEKKAVTPASKKAAKGRPFLSREKSADSSSSASAEKQRQEARRRLLAAKKAASFRQNSATESSDSIEIYVPEAQTRL from the exons ATGAAAGGGCTGGGGACCAGCCATACCAGACATCGGTCTGACTCCTGTGAACCTCCCTCTGGCCACTTTGAGGTCCTTTACCCTCAAAAGACCAGCAGTATACCCCGGAGTCCTTACTTGCTGAACCCTAGAATGGACCAGTATGGCACAATGGACCCCCACCTTTACCCACCAGCGAATCCAGGTTCCCTTCCACCAGAATGCCTGCTGCCTCTCAATAACCAGCTGTCCAATAGCAGCACATTCCCCAGGATTCACTACAATTCGTACGACACCGCAGACTACTCCCCACACGTGGAGGGCATTGGTGGAATAAGACCTGGGACGTTGGGAGCTTCCATGTCTATGGGCATGGGATCAGGTATGGGCATGGCTGAGCTTAGTGGACGAACATCTATGATTACAAGCGGTTCAGCTACCATATCGCACCACATGACCAAGAGCCAGTCACCTCGCAGTCTTCCGGAGTTTGATAAGCAGCTGCCCGGTGGTCGAGATGGCTTCAGCACCTTACAGTTCCATAGAACATCTGCATTAGCTGCGAGCAAACAGCGTACAGACAGTCCTGGTCGCATTCGTTATATGCTACACTCCGTGCAGAAGCTCTTTGCAAAGTCCCAGTCACTGGAGAGCCACCAAATGAAAGGAAACATCAACGGACGGTCCACAGGTAGCGGTGGTGGTTCTTCGGGCACTGACGATGGAGGAAAGCATAACCGCAGAGCCAAAAGTAAAGATCGGGGGACTAAATCTGAAACCACTACCAAGCGACGACCGCGCTCCAACATGTCAGGTTACTGGAGCTCCGATGATTTGGACAGCAGTGACATGAGCAGCTTCCACAACACCATGACAATGATGACTATTGGGCGTGCCACGGACCATGAGAACCACGGGGTGCAGAATCGATACATTCATAGTGGCTACAACACCATCAGCTCATCTAAAAGCAGCAATGACATAAAGTATCAGACACTTGCTGGACCTCCAAGTGGAGGAGGTAATGGACTTGGAGAACCAGAGAATATgctaatgaatgaaaatgattacaTGAAAGCGGGGTCCTGGTCCGCAATGACGATGGGCAGGCCAAGGCAAGTGATCCAAAAGGGCTCAGCCACTCTTGATAGGTCCCTGCTTAAGTCCAAGTCATGCCAACAGGAACTTACCTGCAACTACCTGCAGGTGGGGCGAAGG GGTGATTGGAGCAGCTCATTAGGTCGCAGCGGGGGTGCCAATGAAATTCCATGTCGGCGGATGCGCAGTGGAAGCTACGTGAAGGCCATGGCAGACATGGAGGACAGCGAAGACTCGGAGGGGAGCCCCAAACCTTCGCCAAAGACCGCTGCTCGACGCCAGAGCTACCTCAGGGCCACACAGCATTCTCTGAGCGACCAACTACCCCCACGCAA CAGAACACTGGATTATACCTTATTTCAAGGGGAGCTGGATGCCCTGTGGTCACCCTTCCACAGTGTGTCCTCCCACAACCAACTGGGCAGGTCAATGACCAG CTGTCTTCCATCACTCAGAGAGCTCGCCAATAATCGCAGCCTGGACAATCTTGACTGCATCGGAGGTACGGGGTCACCTGTGCCACACTGGGAGGATGATGACTTCAGACAAGCCTGCAGCACTTTAGGAAGACGGAGCTGCATGGGACAG CTTCGGGACCTGGACATGAGTCATCATTACGAGGACCGTAGCTCCGATTCCACATTTCGAGATTCCCGCTCCCATTCTCAGGACAACCCAGAGCCTCCAGACGTGACCATGCCCACTTGCTTCCGATCCCGCAGTCACAGTTACCTAAGAGCCATCCAGGCTGGCTGCTCTCAAGATGATGACGTGACCTCCATAGACTCAGGCTCGCTCCCACCATCTGAGAGCACTGTTCGCACCTATGGTAACAGCACTG TCTCATGCATCACCACCTCTAAGAAGGCTGCTCCACCCCCCGTCCCACCACGCACCACCTCCAAACCCTACATTTCTGTGACTGTACAGAGTAGCACCGAGTCAGCCCAGGACAACTACCTGGAGCAAAGGTCAGAGGTCAACAGCCAGTCCAGCCACGCGCAGAGCAACTCTTCCGACAGCCTTGACAGCACTCGCGCCAACAGCCTGGCCCGGGGATTACCTCGCCCTCCGCACATCATCCCCACTCCCATCGCTATCCCCAGAGAGCCACTTGTCCCCACCACCGCCAACGCTTCCACGGAAACAAGTGACTCAAGCTTCGTCCTGCATGATTCCAAGAAGTCAGAATTAAGTAATTCTGCGGAAGAGGCTCTCGTAATCCCAGTGCCAAGACGGAAACTCTCTTCAATTGGCATACAG GTTGACTGCATACAAGAAGTTCCACGAGAGGAGAGCCCACCACTGGCCAAGTTTCAATCTATCGGAGTACAGGTGGAGGACGGGTGGCA GCCCGGTCAACCTTCTAACATGGCCTCCAAACAAGACACAGACTCAGATAAACAGGAAGTCCCTGTCATTCCCCACATTAGTCAGGCCAGTCCCACTGAAAAGAAAGTTATGGTCAGTAGTGGCAGCCAGTCTTTGAGCTCCCCTCCTGAACAGGACTCCTTAGACAACGGCGACACTACTGGTGACGCTTCCTCCCCTCCACCTCCCCGGCAGTTCCTCAATCGCTCCACCACACGAAGTAGTTCTTCCTCTTTCTCAGAAAGCCTTGACCCGGCGCTTGACCCTTCATCATTACCCCCTCCAGATCCCTGGCTAGAGAGCGGGAACGGGAGTAGCAGCATTGCCCCCCAGAGTGTTAGTGGAGGAGGGACACTGTGTCGAAGAGATGGCCACTGGTTCCTGAAGCTACTGCAGGCTGAAGCAGGACGCATGGAAGGCTGGTGCCAGCAGATGGATCAGGAGACCAAAGAAAATGAACTCTCAGAGGAAG TATTGGGTAAGGTCCGCAGTGCAGTGGGAAGTGCCCAGCTCTTAATATCCCAGAAGTTCCAGCAGTTCCAAGGATTGTGTGAACAAAATCTG AATGTGAACGCCAATCCGCGGCCCACACTGCAAGACCTGGCTGGTTTTTGGGACATGTTGCAGCTTTCCATCGAGGACATCAGCCTCAAGTTTGATGAGCTGTACCACCTCAAGTCCAATGACTGGAAGCCTGTGCTATCAGCGGCAGCCCAGTCGCCCCCTGAGCGGAAG GACGAGAAGAAGGCAGTCACTCCAGCGTCTAAGAAGGCTGCTAAAGGACGACCGTTCCTGAGCCGCGAAAAGAGCGCCGATTCGTCCTCTTCAGCTTCAGCGGAGAAGCAGAGGCAAGAGGCCCGCCGGCGTCTGCTGGCCGCAAAGAAGGCCGCCTCTTTCCGCCAGAACTCTGCCACTGAGAGCTCAGACAGCATTGAAATCTACGTCCCAGAAGCACAGACGCGACTTTGA
- the dlgap4b gene encoding disks large-associated protein 4 isoform X3 — translation MKGLGTSHTRHRSDSCEPPSGHFEVLYPQKTSSIPRSPYLLNPRMDQYGTMDPHLYPPANPGSLPPECLLPLNNQLSNSSTFPRIHYNSYDTADYSPHVEGIGGIRPGTLGASMSMGMGSGMGMAELSGRTSMITSGSATISHHMTKSQSPRSLPEFDKQLPGGRDGFSTLQFHRTSALAASKQRTDSPGRIRYMLHSVQKLFAKSQSLESHQMKGNINGRSTGSGGGSSGTDDGGKHNRRAKSKDRGTKSETTTKRRPRSNMSGYWSSDDLDSSDMSSFHNTMTMMTIGRATDHENHGVQNRYIHSGYNTISSSKSSNDIKYQTLAGPPSGGGNGLGEPENMLMNENDYMKAGSWSAMTMGRPRQVIQKGSATLDRSLLKSKSCQQELTCNYLQVGRRGDWSSSLGRSGGANEIPCRRMRSGSYVKAMADMEDSEDSEGSPKPSPKTAARRQSYLRATQHSLSDQLPPRNCLPSLRELANNRSLDNLDCIGGTGSPVPHWEDDDFRQACSTLGRRSCMGQLRDLDMSHHYEDRSSDSTFRDSRSHSQDNPEPPDVTMPTCFRSRSHSYLRAIQAGCSQDDDVTSIDSGSLPPSESTVRTYGNSTVSCITTSKKAAPPPVPPRTTSKPYISVTVQSSTESAQDNYLEQRSEVNSQSSHAQSNSSDSLDSTRANSLARGLPRPPHIIPTPIAIPREPLVPTTANASTETSDSSFVLHDSKKSELSNSAEEALVIPVPRRKLSSIGIQVDCIQEVPREESPPLAKFQSIGVQVEDGWQPGQPSNMASKQDTDSDKQEVPVIPHISQASPTEKKVMVSSGSQSLSSPPEQDSLDNGDTTGDASSPPPPRQFLNRSTTRSSSSSFSESLDPALDPSSLPPPDPWLESGNGSSSIAPQSVSGGGTLCRRDGHWFLKLLQAEAGRMEGWCQQMDQETKENELSEEVLGKVRSAVGSAQLLISQKFQQFQGLCEQNLNVNANPRPTLQDLAGFWDMLQLSIEDISLKFDELYHLKSNDWKPVLSAAAQSPPERKDEKKAVTPASKKAAKGRPFLSREKSADSSSSASAEKQRQEARRRLLAAKKAASFRQNSATESSDSIEIYVPEAQTRL, via the exons ATGAAAGGGCTGGGGACCAGCCATACCAGACATCGGTCTGACTCCTGTGAACCTCCCTCTGGCCACTTTGAGGTCCTTTACCCTCAAAAGACCAGCAGTATACCCCGGAGTCCTTACTTGCTGAACCCTAGAATGGACCAGTATGGCACAATGGACCCCCACCTTTACCCACCAGCGAATCCAGGTTCCCTTCCACCAGAATGCCTGCTGCCTCTCAATAACCAGCTGTCCAATAGCAGCACATTCCCCAGGATTCACTACAATTCGTACGACACCGCAGACTACTCCCCACACGTGGAGGGCATTGGTGGAATAAGACCTGGGACGTTGGGAGCTTCCATGTCTATGGGCATGGGATCAGGTATGGGCATGGCTGAGCTTAGTGGACGAACATCTATGATTACAAGCGGTTCAGCTACCATATCGCACCACATGACCAAGAGCCAGTCACCTCGCAGTCTTCCGGAGTTTGATAAGCAGCTGCCCGGTGGTCGAGATGGCTTCAGCACCTTACAGTTCCATAGAACATCTGCATTAGCTGCGAGCAAACAGCGTACAGACAGTCCTGGTCGCATTCGTTATATGCTACACTCCGTGCAGAAGCTCTTTGCAAAGTCCCAGTCACTGGAGAGCCACCAAATGAAAGGAAACATCAACGGACGGTCCACAGGTAGCGGTGGTGGTTCTTCGGGCACTGACGATGGAGGAAAGCATAACCGCAGAGCCAAAAGTAAAGATCGGGGGACTAAATCTGAAACCACTACCAAGCGACGACCGCGCTCCAACATGTCAGGTTACTGGAGCTCCGATGATTTGGACAGCAGTGACATGAGCAGCTTCCACAACACCATGACAATGATGACTATTGGGCGTGCCACGGACCATGAGAACCACGGGGTGCAGAATCGATACATTCATAGTGGCTACAACACCATCAGCTCATCTAAAAGCAGCAATGACATAAAGTATCAGACACTTGCTGGACCTCCAAGTGGAGGAGGTAATGGACTTGGAGAACCAGAGAATATgctaatgaatgaaaatgattacaTGAAAGCGGGGTCCTGGTCCGCAATGACGATGGGCAGGCCAAGGCAAGTGATCCAAAAGGGCTCAGCCACTCTTGATAGGTCCCTGCTTAAGTCCAAGTCATGCCAACAGGAACTTACCTGCAACTACCTGCAGGTGGGGCGAAGG GGTGATTGGAGCAGCTCATTAGGTCGCAGCGGGGGTGCCAATGAAATTCCATGTCGGCGGATGCGCAGTGGAAGCTACGTGAAGGCCATGGCAGACATGGAGGACAGCGAAGACTCGGAGGGGAGCCCCAAACCTTCGCCAAAGACCGCTGCTCGACGCCAGAGCTACCTCAGGGCCACACAGCATTCTCTGAGCGACCAACTACCCCCACGCAA CTGTCTTCCATCACTCAGAGAGCTCGCCAATAATCGCAGCCTGGACAATCTTGACTGCATCGGAGGTACGGGGTCACCTGTGCCACACTGGGAGGATGATGACTTCAGACAAGCCTGCAGCACTTTAGGAAGACGGAGCTGCATGGGACAG CTTCGGGACCTGGACATGAGTCATCATTACGAGGACCGTAGCTCCGATTCCACATTTCGAGATTCCCGCTCCCATTCTCAGGACAACCCAGAGCCTCCAGACGTGACCATGCCCACTTGCTTCCGATCCCGCAGTCACAGTTACCTAAGAGCCATCCAGGCTGGCTGCTCTCAAGATGATGACGTGACCTCCATAGACTCAGGCTCGCTCCCACCATCTGAGAGCACTGTTCGCACCTATGGTAACAGCACTG TCTCATGCATCACCACCTCTAAGAAGGCTGCTCCACCCCCCGTCCCACCACGCACCACCTCCAAACCCTACATTTCTGTGACTGTACAGAGTAGCACCGAGTCAGCCCAGGACAACTACCTGGAGCAAAGGTCAGAGGTCAACAGCCAGTCCAGCCACGCGCAGAGCAACTCTTCCGACAGCCTTGACAGCACTCGCGCCAACAGCCTGGCCCGGGGATTACCTCGCCCTCCGCACATCATCCCCACTCCCATCGCTATCCCCAGAGAGCCACTTGTCCCCACCACCGCCAACGCTTCCACGGAAACAAGTGACTCAAGCTTCGTCCTGCATGATTCCAAGAAGTCAGAATTAAGTAATTCTGCGGAAGAGGCTCTCGTAATCCCAGTGCCAAGACGGAAACTCTCTTCAATTGGCATACAG GTTGACTGCATACAAGAAGTTCCACGAGAGGAGAGCCCACCACTGGCCAAGTTTCAATCTATCGGAGTACAGGTGGAGGACGGGTGGCA GCCCGGTCAACCTTCTAACATGGCCTCCAAACAAGACACAGACTCAGATAAACAGGAAGTCCCTGTCATTCCCCACATTAGTCAGGCCAGTCCCACTGAAAAGAAAGTTATGGTCAGTAGTGGCAGCCAGTCTTTGAGCTCCCCTCCTGAACAGGACTCCTTAGACAACGGCGACACTACTGGTGACGCTTCCTCCCCTCCACCTCCCCGGCAGTTCCTCAATCGCTCCACCACACGAAGTAGTTCTTCCTCTTTCTCAGAAAGCCTTGACCCGGCGCTTGACCCTTCATCATTACCCCCTCCAGATCCCTGGCTAGAGAGCGGGAACGGGAGTAGCAGCATTGCCCCCCAGAGTGTTAGTGGAGGAGGGACACTGTGTCGAAGAGATGGCCACTGGTTCCTGAAGCTACTGCAGGCTGAAGCAGGACGCATGGAAGGCTGGTGCCAGCAGATGGATCAGGAGACCAAAGAAAATGAACTCTCAGAGGAAG TATTGGGTAAGGTCCGCAGTGCAGTGGGAAGTGCCCAGCTCTTAATATCCCAGAAGTTCCAGCAGTTCCAAGGATTGTGTGAACAAAATCTG AATGTGAACGCCAATCCGCGGCCCACACTGCAAGACCTGGCTGGTTTTTGGGACATGTTGCAGCTTTCCATCGAGGACATCAGCCTCAAGTTTGATGAGCTGTACCACCTCAAGTCCAATGACTGGAAGCCTGTGCTATCAGCGGCAGCCCAGTCGCCCCCTGAGCGGAAG GACGAGAAGAAGGCAGTCACTCCAGCGTCTAAGAAGGCTGCTAAAGGACGACCGTTCCTGAGCCGCGAAAAGAGCGCCGATTCGTCCTCTTCAGCTTCAGCGGAGAAGCAGAGGCAAGAGGCCCGCCGGCGTCTGCTGGCCGCAAAGAAGGCCGCCTCTTTCCGCCAGAACTCTGCCACTGAGAGCTCAGACAGCATTGAAATCTACGTCCCAGAAGCACAGACGCGACTTTGA
- the dlgap4b gene encoding disks large-associated protein 4 isoform X2 gives MKGLGTSHTRHRSDSCEPPSGHFEVLYPQKTSSIPRSPYLLNPRMDQYGTMDPHLYPPANPGSLPPECLLPLNNQLSNSSTFPRIHYNSYDTADYSPHVEGIGGIRPGTLGASMSMGMGSGMGMAELSGRTSMITSGSATISHHMTKSQSPRSLPEFDKQLPGGRDGFSTLQFHRTSALAASKQRTDSPGRIRYMLHSVQKLFAKSQSLESHQMKGNINGRSTGSGGGSSGTDDGGKHNRRAKSKDRGTKSETTTKRRPRSNMSGYWSSDDLDSSDMSSFHNTMTMMTIGRATDHENHGVQNRYIHSGYNTISSSKSSNDIKYQTLAGPPSGGGNGLGEPENMLMNENDYMKAGSWSAMTMGRPRQVIQKGSATLDRSLLKSKSCQQELTCNYLQVGRRGDWSSSLGRSGGANEIPCRRMRSGSYVKAMADMEDSEDSEGSPKPSPKTAARRQSYLRATQHSLSDQLPPRNRTLDYTLFQGELDALWSPFHSVSSHNQLGRSMTSCLPSLRELANNRSLDNLDCIGGTGSPVPHWEDDDFRQACSTLGRRSCMGQLRDLDMSHHYEDRSSDSTFRDSRSHSQDNPEPPDVTMPTCFRSRSHSYLRAIQAGCSQDDDVTSIDSGSLPPSESTVRTYGNSTVSCITTSKKAAPPPVPPRTTSKPYISVTVQSSTESAQDNYLEQRSEVNSQSSHAQSNSSDSLDSTRANSLARGLPRPPHIIPTPIAIPREPLVPTTANASTETSDSSFVLHDSKKSELSNSAEEALVIPVPRRKLSSIGIQVDCIQEVPREESPPLAKFQSIGVQVEDGWQPGQPSNMASKQDTDSDKQEVPVIPHISQASPTEKKVMVSSGSQSLSSPPEQDSLDNGDTTGDASSPPPPRQFLNRSTTRNPWLESGNGSSSIAPQSVSGGGTLCRRDGHWFLKLLQAEAGRMEGWCQQMDQETKENELSEEVLGKVRSAVGSAQLLISQKFQQFQGLCEQNLNVNANPRPTLQDLAGFWDMLQLSIEDISLKFDELYHLKSNDWKPVLSAAAQSPPERKDEKKAVTPASKKAAKGRPFLSREKSADSSSSASAEKQRQEARRRLLAAKKAASFRQNSATESSDSIEIYVPEAQTRL, from the exons ATGAAAGGGCTGGGGACCAGCCATACCAGACATCGGTCTGACTCCTGTGAACCTCCCTCTGGCCACTTTGAGGTCCTTTACCCTCAAAAGACCAGCAGTATACCCCGGAGTCCTTACTTGCTGAACCCTAGAATGGACCAGTATGGCACAATGGACCCCCACCTTTACCCACCAGCGAATCCAGGTTCCCTTCCACCAGAATGCCTGCTGCCTCTCAATAACCAGCTGTCCAATAGCAGCACATTCCCCAGGATTCACTACAATTCGTACGACACCGCAGACTACTCCCCACACGTGGAGGGCATTGGTGGAATAAGACCTGGGACGTTGGGAGCTTCCATGTCTATGGGCATGGGATCAGGTATGGGCATGGCTGAGCTTAGTGGACGAACATCTATGATTACAAGCGGTTCAGCTACCATATCGCACCACATGACCAAGAGCCAGTCACCTCGCAGTCTTCCGGAGTTTGATAAGCAGCTGCCCGGTGGTCGAGATGGCTTCAGCACCTTACAGTTCCATAGAACATCTGCATTAGCTGCGAGCAAACAGCGTACAGACAGTCCTGGTCGCATTCGTTATATGCTACACTCCGTGCAGAAGCTCTTTGCAAAGTCCCAGTCACTGGAGAGCCACCAAATGAAAGGAAACATCAACGGACGGTCCACAGGTAGCGGTGGTGGTTCTTCGGGCACTGACGATGGAGGAAAGCATAACCGCAGAGCCAAAAGTAAAGATCGGGGGACTAAATCTGAAACCACTACCAAGCGACGACCGCGCTCCAACATGTCAGGTTACTGGAGCTCCGATGATTTGGACAGCAGTGACATGAGCAGCTTCCACAACACCATGACAATGATGACTATTGGGCGTGCCACGGACCATGAGAACCACGGGGTGCAGAATCGATACATTCATAGTGGCTACAACACCATCAGCTCATCTAAAAGCAGCAATGACATAAAGTATCAGACACTTGCTGGACCTCCAAGTGGAGGAGGTAATGGACTTGGAGAACCAGAGAATATgctaatgaatgaaaatgattacaTGAAAGCGGGGTCCTGGTCCGCAATGACGATGGGCAGGCCAAGGCAAGTGATCCAAAAGGGCTCAGCCACTCTTGATAGGTCCCTGCTTAAGTCCAAGTCATGCCAACAGGAACTTACCTGCAACTACCTGCAGGTGGGGCGAAGG GGTGATTGGAGCAGCTCATTAGGTCGCAGCGGGGGTGCCAATGAAATTCCATGTCGGCGGATGCGCAGTGGAAGCTACGTGAAGGCCATGGCAGACATGGAGGACAGCGAAGACTCGGAGGGGAGCCCCAAACCTTCGCCAAAGACCGCTGCTCGACGCCAGAGCTACCTCAGGGCCACACAGCATTCTCTGAGCGACCAACTACCCCCACGCAA CAGAACACTGGATTATACCTTATTTCAAGGGGAGCTGGATGCCCTGTGGTCACCCTTCCACAGTGTGTCCTCCCACAACCAACTGGGCAGGTCAATGACCAG CTGTCTTCCATCACTCAGAGAGCTCGCCAATAATCGCAGCCTGGACAATCTTGACTGCATCGGAGGTACGGGGTCACCTGTGCCACACTGGGAGGATGATGACTTCAGACAAGCCTGCAGCACTTTAGGAAGACGGAGCTGCATGGGACAG CTTCGGGACCTGGACATGAGTCATCATTACGAGGACCGTAGCTCCGATTCCACATTTCGAGATTCCCGCTCCCATTCTCAGGACAACCCAGAGCCTCCAGACGTGACCATGCCCACTTGCTTCCGATCCCGCAGTCACAGTTACCTAAGAGCCATCCAGGCTGGCTGCTCTCAAGATGATGACGTGACCTCCATAGACTCAGGCTCGCTCCCACCATCTGAGAGCACTGTTCGCACCTATGGTAACAGCACTG TCTCATGCATCACCACCTCTAAGAAGGCTGCTCCACCCCCCGTCCCACCACGCACCACCTCCAAACCCTACATTTCTGTGACTGTACAGAGTAGCACCGAGTCAGCCCAGGACAACTACCTGGAGCAAAGGTCAGAGGTCAACAGCCAGTCCAGCCACGCGCAGAGCAACTCTTCCGACAGCCTTGACAGCACTCGCGCCAACAGCCTGGCCCGGGGATTACCTCGCCCTCCGCACATCATCCCCACTCCCATCGCTATCCCCAGAGAGCCACTTGTCCCCACCACCGCCAACGCTTCCACGGAAACAAGTGACTCAAGCTTCGTCCTGCATGATTCCAAGAAGTCAGAATTAAGTAATTCTGCGGAAGAGGCTCTCGTAATCCCAGTGCCAAGACGGAAACTCTCTTCAATTGGCATACAG GTTGACTGCATACAAGAAGTTCCACGAGAGGAGAGCCCACCACTGGCCAAGTTTCAATCTATCGGAGTACAGGTGGAGGACGGGTGGCA GCCCGGTCAACCTTCTAACATGGCCTCCAAACAAGACACAGACTCAGATAAACAGGAAGTCCCTGTCATTCCCCACATTAGTCAGGCCAGTCCCACTGAAAAGAAAGTTATGGTCAGTAGTGGCAGCCAGTCTTTGAGCTCCCCTCCTGAACAGGACTCCTTAGACAACGGCGACACTACTGGTGACGCTTCCTCCCCTCCACCTCCCCGGCAGTTCCTCAATCGCTCCACCACACGAA ATCCCTGGCTAGAGAGCGGGAACGGGAGTAGCAGCATTGCCCCCCAGAGTGTTAGTGGAGGAGGGACACTGTGTCGAAGAGATGGCCACTGGTTCCTGAAGCTACTGCAGGCTGAAGCAGGACGCATGGAAGGCTGGTGCCAGCAGATGGATCAGGAGACCAAAGAAAATGAACTCTCAGAGGAAG TATTGGGTAAGGTCCGCAGTGCAGTGGGAAGTGCCCAGCTCTTAATATCCCAGAAGTTCCAGCAGTTCCAAGGATTGTGTGAACAAAATCTG AATGTGAACGCCAATCCGCGGCCCACACTGCAAGACCTGGCTGGTTTTTGGGACATGTTGCAGCTTTCCATCGAGGACATCAGCCTCAAGTTTGATGAGCTGTACCACCTCAAGTCCAATGACTGGAAGCCTGTGCTATCAGCGGCAGCCCAGTCGCCCCCTGAGCGGAAG GACGAGAAGAAGGCAGTCACTCCAGCGTCTAAGAAGGCTGCTAAAGGACGACCGTTCCTGAGCCGCGAAAAGAGCGCCGATTCGTCCTCTTCAGCTTCAGCGGAGAAGCAGAGGCAAGAGGCCCGCCGGCGTCTGCTGGCCGCAAAGAAGGCCGCCTCTTTCCGCCAGAACTCTGCCACTGAGAGCTCAGACAGCATTGAAATCTACGTCCCAGAAGCACAGACGCGACTTTGA